A single window of Synechococcus sp. C9 DNA harbors:
- a CDS encoding class I SAM-dependent methyltransferase produces the protein MFRFSPVLNPQQRQKLDPSDDHLFYDFPRFVTHVDEGFIQRLTQLYRERLTPGGKILDLMSSWVSHLPPEMEFSEVVGHGMNQEELSRNPRLTRYFTQNLNQVQKLPLEDNYFDAVLNTVSVQYLQYPELVFQEIHRILKPGGIVIVSFSNRMFYQKAIEAWRDGTEQTRIQLVKCYLQSVPGFSKPEVIIHKNLSVNPVLALMGLGTSDPFYAVLAQKMAS, from the coding sequence ATGTTTAGGTTCTCCCCCGTTCTTAACCCCCAGCAACGGCAAAAGCTCGACCCCAGCGACGACCATTTATTTTATGATTTCCCCCGTTTTGTGACCCATGTGGACGAGGGGTTTATCCAGAGATTAACCCAACTCTATCGAGAGCGATTAACCCCAGGGGGAAAAATCCTGGATTTAATGAGCAGTTGGGTCTCCCATTTGCCCCCGGAAATGGAATTTTCCGAAGTCGTCGGGCATGGCATGAACCAGGAAGAATTATCCAGAAATCCCCGCCTCACCCGCTACTTTACCCAGAACTTAAACCAGGTACAAAAACTACCCTTGGAAGATAATTATTTCGATGCGGTTTTGAACACCGTTTCCGTGCAATATCTCCAGTATCCAGAATTGGTATTTCAGGAAATTCATCGGATTCTCAAACCCGGCGGTATTGTGATTGTCAGTTTTTCCAATCGGATGTTTTATCAAAAAGCCATCGAAGCTTGGCGGGACGGCACAGAACAAACCCGGATACAACTGGTGAAATGCTATCTACAATCCGTGCCTGGGTTTAGCAAACCGGAAGTGATCATCCACAAAAATCTATCCGTCAATCCGGTTTTAGCCCTTATGGGTTTAGGAACCAGTGACCCCTTTTATGCGGTTCTAGCCCAGAAAATGGCATCATGA
- a CDS encoding Uma2 family endonuclease encodes MISITPTWSVPTQDDLPCDDGIPMETQRHKLQMDLLIDGLTTWLDQRDSGYVSGNMFIYFSLEQVRNQDFRGPDVFVVLDVPKKERKSWVVWEEGKAPDIVIELLSESTMSLDKGIKKQIYQNQMRVSEYYWYDPFNPADWAGFVLTHGVYQPMTVNDQGYLESPCTGLVLRQWLGDYRGVHTTWLRWANPDGQVLPNAQELAQQAQQEARIAQQRADLAEQRAARLAQKLQELGIDPKQFQ; translated from the coding sequence ATGATTTCCATCACCCCCACCTGGAGCGTTCCTACCCAAGATGACCTGCCCTGCGATGACGGTATCCCGATGGAAACCCAGCGTCACAAACTGCAAATGGATTTGCTCATTGATGGGTTGACCACCTGGTTAGACCAACGGGACAGTGGCTATGTGAGCGGCAATATGTTTATCTATTTCAGCTTAGAACAGGTACGCAATCAGGACTTTCGAGGACCAGATGTATTTGTGGTGCTGGATGTTCCCAAAAAAGAACGCAAAAGTTGGGTGGTTTGGGAAGAAGGAAAAGCTCCAGATATTGTGATTGAACTGTTATCAGAAAGTACGATGAGCCTAGATAAGGGGATAAAAAAACAAATTTACCAAAATCAAATGCGGGTATCTGAATACTATTGGTATGACCCGTTTAACCCGGCGGATTGGGCAGGTTTTGTGTTAACGCATGGGGTTTATCAGCCAATGACTGTGAATGATCAGGGTTATTTGGAAAGCCCCTGCACCGGCTTGGTCTTGCGGCAATGGCTGGGGGATTATCGGGGGGTGCATACCACCTGGTTACGCTGGGCAAATCCCGATGGGCAGGTGCTTCCTAATGCACAGGAGTTAGCCCAACAAGCCCAACAGGAAGCTCGCATCGCCCAACAACGGGCAGATTTGGCAGAACAACGGGCGGCACGACTTGCCCAAAAATTGCAAGAATTGGGAATTGATCCGAAGCAATTTCAGTAA
- the pdxH gene encoding pyridoxamine 5'-phosphate oxidase — MNRDVADLRLNYTQNVLLTADPDPWVQFQQWFNDACAAPIREPNAMTLATVDAQGCPDARIVLLKGFDPQGLQFFTNMNSAKGQELAHHPQAALVFWWEPLERQVRFRGTVTPLPPELSDAYFRQRPRDSQLGAWASPQSQVIPDRSVLEERFTQLVREYADREIPRPPHWGGYRLSPHSIEFWQGRPSRLHDRIAYTWQPDGTWRQTRLAP, encoded by the coding sequence ATGAATCGAGATGTCGCCGACCTGCGGCTGAATTACACCCAAAATGTTCTACTGACGGCTGACCCCGACCCCTGGGTGCAGTTCCAACAATGGTTTAACGATGCCTGCGCCGCCCCGATTCGGGAACCCAATGCCATGACTTTGGCGACGGTGGATGCCCAGGGGTGCCCGGATGCCCGCATTGTCCTGCTCAAGGGTTTTGACCCCCAGGGGTTGCAGTTTTTTACCAATATGAACAGTGCCAAGGGGCAGGAATTGGCACACCACCCCCAAGCCGCCCTGGTGTTTTGGTGGGAACCGTTGGAGCGGCAGGTGCGATTCCGGGGTACAGTCACGCCGTTGCCCCCAGAACTGTCGGATGCCTATTTCCGGCAACGCCCCCGGGATAGCCAACTGGGAGCTTGGGCATCCCCCCAAAGCCAGGTGATTCCCGACCGCTCGGTGCTGGAGGAACGGTTTACCCAACTGGTACGGGAGTACGCTGACCGGGAGATTCCCCGCCCGCCCCACTGGGGTGGCTATCGCCTCAGTCCCCATAGCATCGAGTTTTGGCAGGGTCGCCCCTCCCGCCTCCACGACCGGATTGCCTATACCTGGCAACCCGATGGCACCTGGCGGCAAACCCGTCTGGCTCCCTGA
- a CDS encoding CapA family protein, which produces MERSRWHAAQKGQAQALETLMNEALRPRGFRVRVQKRWRQLVIRCDAHSGISAQGWTRFIERGLGRLGYRSRQTIWLDGGNWQVVLNLGGTTPASPTWLPHMILGLVGAGSLVFGGWLAYQWQTPATIAQEVVEPQTTPVPTPSPTVITIKAVGDVILGTDFPDYRLHPEPRRLLAQVRADLGGADVVFGNLEGAITRHPYSSKNVNGYSVFAFRMPPSYAQLLKEAGFTIFNLANNHTGDFGDVGLRDTVQHLQTAGLQSFGKRGEIFYQTVRGVRLAWIGFSPYDYHNSVLEITTAQNLVKQARAQADLVIISSHLGAEGTGALRTRNHNEVFFGEARGNPIVFNRRMVEAGADLVLGHGPHVPRAIEVYRGKLIAYSLGNFIGYRTLGTQGELGYSLILETRLAADGQLLGARVIPVIIQGEGIPVPDRQNRAIKLIQELNRLDMPESGWVLGDDGVLRPRTQPLAVP; this is translated from the coding sequence ATGGAGCGTTCACGGTGGCATGCGGCGCAGAAGGGGCAGGCTCAGGCATTGGAAACCTTGATGAATGAAGCCCTGCGTCCCCGGGGTTTCCGGGTGCGGGTGCAGAAACGGTGGCGGCAGTTGGTGATCCGTTGTGATGCCCATTCAGGGATTTCGGCGCAGGGGTGGACTCGGTTTATCGAACGGGGTTTAGGGCGGTTGGGGTATCGTTCCCGGCAAACCATCTGGCTGGACGGGGGAAATTGGCAGGTGGTGCTGAATTTGGGGGGGACAACCCCGGCATCCCCGACCTGGTTGCCCCACATGATATTGGGGCTGGTGGGGGCGGGTTCCCTGGTGTTTGGGGGGTGGTTGGCGTACCAGTGGCAGACCCCAGCAACCATTGCCCAGGAGGTTGTGGAACCGCAGACCACGCCTGTGCCCACGCCGTCGCCAACGGTGATCACCATCAAAGCGGTGGGGGATGTGATTTTGGGGACGGATTTCCCGGATTACCGATTGCATCCTGAACCCCGGCGGTTATTGGCGCAGGTGCGGGCGGATTTGGGCGGGGCGGACGTGGTGTTTGGCAATTTGGAAGGGGCAATCACCCGCCATCCCTACAGCAGTAAAAATGTGAATGGGTACTCGGTGTTTGCCTTTCGGATGCCCCCAAGCTACGCCCAGCTTCTCAAAGAGGCGGGGTTTACGATTTTCAATTTGGCGAATAATCACACGGGGGATTTTGGCGATGTGGGACTGCGGGACACGGTACAGCATTTGCAAACCGCTGGGTTACAGTCTTTTGGCAAGCGGGGAGAAATTTTTTATCAAACCGTGCGGGGGGTACGTTTGGCTTGGATTGGGTTTAGCCCCTATGATTACCACAATTCTGTATTGGAGATTACAACCGCCCAAAATTTGGTGAAACAAGCCCGTGCCCAGGCGGATTTGGTGATCATTTCCAGCCACTTGGGCGCAGAGGGTACGGGAGCCTTGCGTACCCGCAACCACAATGAGGTCTTTTTCGGGGAAGCCCGGGGCAATCCGATTGTGTTTAACCGCCGGATGGTTGAGGCGGGGGCGGATTTAGTGCTGGGACATGGCCCCCACGTCCCCCGTGCCATCGAGGTTTATCGGGGCAAATTGATCGCCTATTCCCTGGGCAATTTTATTGGCTATCGCACCCTTGGGACCCAGGGGGAGTTGGGCTATTCGCTGATTTTGGAAACCCGGTTAGCCGCCGATGGGCAACTGCTGGGGGCACGGGTGATCCCGGTGATTATTCAAGGGGAGGGCATTCCTGTCCCGGATCGCCAAAACCGCGCGATTAAACTGATCCAGGAGTTAAACCGTTTGGATATGCCGGAGAGCGGCTGGGTTTTGGGGGATGATGGGGTACTGCGCCCCCGTACCCAACCCCTGGCTGTTCCCTAA